The segment GGGGCGGTCTTGTCATCGACCCTGACCACGCTGGCTGTCTTCTTGCCGGTGGTCTTCGTGCAGGAAGAAGCTGGCCAGTTGTTCCGCGATATTGCCCTGGCCATTAGCGCGGCGGTCGGCCTGTCGTTGATCGTCTCGATCACGGTCATTCCCACGGCCGCGGCGGCGATCATGCGCGATCGGCCCCGCTCGAGCCTGGCGGCGAAGGTCGCGGGAACGCACCAGAACGGCGGCCCCGGCAGCAACGGTCATCCCCGACCGGCGGCTCGGCCCCAGCTCGCCGATCGGATCAAGCAGGTGGTGACCTGGCCCCTTCGCCGGCTCGTGATCGCCCCGCTCGACGCCTTTGGCAGGGCGTTCGTGGCGACGGTGGTCGGCCTGAACCTCTGGCTCCAGCGCGGGGTGATCCGACGGCTCGCCACGGTGGGGATCCTTGTGGGCGGCGCGATCATCCTGAGCTGGGTCCTGATGCCGAGGGTCGAATACCTCCCTTCGGGCAACCGGAACCTCGTCGCCGGGATCTTGCTCCCTCCGCCGGGTTACAACCTTGACCAACTGGTCGAGATGGGCGAGGAGATCCAGGAGTCGCTCCGGCCCTATTGGGATGTCGAGCCGGGCAGCCCCGAGGCCGAGGCGCTGGACTATCCCGTCATCAGCGACTTCTTCTTCGTCGCCCGAGGGCGACAGATTTTCATGGGCGTTCGCTCGGCCGATCCGCTCCGGGCCGGCGAGCTGGTCCCCTTGCTCCGAGGGGTGTCCAAGGATATCCCCGGCATCGTCCTCGTGGCCAAGCAGTCGAGCCTGTTCGAGCAAGGCCTGACCGCCGGGCGAACCATCGACATCGAAATTGTCGGGCCGGAACTGGAGAAGCTCGTTGCCCTCGGTGGTCGAGTGATTGGCCAGGTCAACCAGTTGATCCCGAATGTCCAGGCCCGGCCGGTTCCCAGCCTCGATCTGTCGAGCCCCGAGGTTCACATCATTCCCAAGTGGGAACAGGCCGCCGACCTGGGGGTCAATGCCGCCGACCTCGGCTACACCGTCGATGCCCTCGTTGATGGTGCCTATGCCACCGATTACTACGAGGAAGGCGACAAGATCGACCTGACGCTGATCGGCAAGGAACAGTTCGCGGCGCGAACCCAGGACCTGCGATCACTGGCCATTGCCACGCCGACCGGGCAGCTCGTTCCGCTGACGGCCGTGGCCGACATCAACCTGAACTCCGGCCCCGAGCAGGTGAACCGCCGCGAACGTCAGCGGGCCATCACCATCGAGGTCACTCCCCCGGCCGAGATGGCCCTGGAAGAGGCCATGTTGCTGATCCAGTCGGAGATCGTGAAGCCTCTGGAAGACTCTGGAGAGCTCGACGGCCTGACCCGGATCAACCTGTCCGGCACGGCCGACAAGCTGCAGCAGACCTGGAAATCCTTGCAGTTCAATATCTTCCTGGCGCTGGTTATCACCTATCTTCTGATGGCGGCCCTTTTCGAGTCGTGGCTCTATCCCCTGGTGATCATCCTCAGTGTTCCGCTCGGTGCGGTCGGTGGTTTGGCGGGCTTGAGCCTGCTTAATCTGTTCATTCTGCAACCGCTCGACGTGTTGACGATGCTTGGGTTCGTCATCCTCATCGGCACGGTGGTCAATAACCCGATCCTGATTGTCCACCAGGCGCTCAATCTGATCCGGGAGGAGGGGATGCCCTACTCCGAGGCGATCGCCGAGAGCGTGCGGGGCCGCATCCGGCCAATCTTCATGACCACGACGACCACGGTCCTCGGCCTGATGCCCCTGGTCCTCTTTCCGGGAGCGGGCAGCGAATTGTACCGAGGGCTCGGCAGCGTCGTGCTTGGCGGCCTGATCGCCTCGACGATGTTCACCATCATCCTCGTGCCGACGCTGTTCAGCCTGGCCTTGCAGACCCGAGACGCCCTGGCTCGTCTGTTCGGCTATCGCACGGTCGCCGAGGCCGAACGGATCGACCAGATCGAAGCCGAACCGCAACCGCACGAGAAGCCGCAGCCGGTGTCCGTCGGCTGATTGCAAGGTGATGGCCTGGAAGTCGAGGAATTCCCCACCCCACTCCCCGCACGTCGAGGGGGGCGGTGGGGGTTATCGAATGACAAGGTCATCCGGACATCGACACAGGAAACACGATCGCTTGGGAATCTGCCGGGGAGGGACGACCTTGACCTGGTGGTCCAGGCCGATCCGGTCGATGAGCCAGGAGTGGTCGTACGTCGCTTGATCGAACGGGCTGCGCGTCATGACCTCCCGGGCGATGAACCGGCTCGCAGGCTTGCCAATCCGAATCAAGGGGTAGTGCTCCCGGCCGAACACGGAATCGCACGCGGCGACGGCGTGGATGCAGTCGCTGATCAACAGGTTTGCCGGCGTGCTGATCGCCCGATACTGGGCCTCGCCGCTTTCGAGAATTTGCTTGACACGGAGCGAGCGCTCATAGACGTTCCGATTGATGAGAAACGGCCCCCAGGCGGTGATCCGCTGGTTTGACCCTCGAACTGTGGCGATGGTTTCGTACAGATCGAGGTTGATTCCGGGCTCGGGTCTTGGGTTCCAGACCTTCACATCAAGTGTGGCGGGGAGCCAACTGATGGTGTGATGTTGAATTTGCCAGCCGGCCGGGTCTGGTCCTTCCCCCTCGGCGCGGACGAAGGTCGCCCAGGTGTGCGTATACCGCAGCAGCTTGGGGCGAGACTGAGAGCCGAAGATCAGCACATAAAACTGTTCGTCGGCGTCGGCCTGGCTGGCCCCTCCGCAGAGCAGGAGAGCCAGAAGTACGCACGAACCCCGCACTCCGTTGCGCAATCGCATCGTTCCGGGCCTCCGTGCCGGTCGTTCCGCATCCTCTCGAATCCAGTAACTTATTCGGCCTGGGGGGATACGTACGCGCTGCCAAACAGCAAGCGGCTTCACGATCGCGGGCGGGAGAATCGATCGTGCGGGTTGTGATGCCGCGATGAGGCAACAGGCCGGTCACTTAGCGAGGAGGATACCCGGATCGAGTTTGACGCGAGGCCCAGCCGAGTTGCAGCGGCACCTCGCCCCCCCGCTCGGCCCGACTGCGGAAGGCCAGGCCGAAGAAGATGCCTGCCGCCGCCCCTCCCACATGCGCCGCATAGGCCACGCCGCCGCCCTGGCCTGAGGTCGAGAGGTCGCCGATGCCCAGGGCCAGTTGCATCACAATCCAGAGGCCGATGACCAGCGAGGCCGGCATCGTGGTGATGACCCGTCCCAGCAGGACTCGCACGCGATTCTGCGGAAACCAGACGAGGTACATCCCCATCACTCCCGAGATCGCCCCCGAGGCTCCGAGGCTCGGGATCATCGAATCCGGCCCGATCGCCACGTGCGAGAGGCTCGCCACCAGGCCGCACGCCAGATAGACCAGCACATACCGAACGTGGCCGAGCGATTCCTCGACGTTGTCGCCGAAGATCCAGAGATACAGCATGTTGCCGCCCAGGTGGGCCAGCCCGCCGTGCATGAAGATCGACGAGAACAGGGTCAGCCAGACCGGAAACGGCACCGCCCCTTGCGGCAAGACCTCCTCGCGCTCGACGATCCGGACGTTGCCGAAGGCGTCGGGCACCTCAACCTCGACGGCCAGCGTGACCGGCTCGGTCAGATCGACATTCCGGGTGATCTCGTACGGTGTGGCCGCGTAAGAAATGGTGAACTGCTCCGGCAGGCTCGCCTGGAGCACGAACACGAGGATGTTCGCGGCGATCAACGCATAATTGACCCAGGGAGTGATCCGGGTCGGGTGCATGTCACCCAGCGGCATGACCATCGGGCCGGTCCTTCTCGCACGATGTGCAGCAAAGGGGCGGCCTCGACCATCGACGCCAGCCACCGCGCCGATTGTGACGACCACGGGCACCGCGCACAAGTCGGCGGGGTGCCCGTGGAATTGCCGAGGGTCGGCTCTTCGAATCAGATCAGATCAGCTCGTGAATCGGCTCGGGGTCGTCGAGTACCGACACCGGGCGGTCGAGCTGATCGAGGACCTGCAAGTGGGGGTCGATTCCGAGAACGTGATAGATCGTCGCGTGCAGGTTCGACGGCGTAATCGGGCGATCGTGCGGGAACTGGCCGAGCCGGTCGGTCGAGCCGACGAGCTGCCCGCCCTTCACGCCGCCGCCGCCGAGCAGGCAAAACATGGCGTTGCCCCAGTGGTCTCGGCCCGGGGTGCCCATGCTGCCGGGAGGCCCGCCGTTGCCGCCGTCGTTCATCTTCGGCGTCCGGCTGAACTCTCCACAGAGCATGACCAGGGTCGAGTCGAGCAAGCCGCGCTGGTGTAGGTCGTCAAAGAGCGACGAGACGAGCGAGTCGACCATCGGCAGGTAGCGGTTCATCCCCGCTTCGAGATCCCAGTGGTGGTCCCAGCCGCCCAGGTGAACGGTGACGAATGTCACACCGGACTCGACCAGCCGCCGGGCGAGCAGGGTGCTCTGCCCCCAAGAGTGGCGGCCGTAGCGGTCGCGGAGCCTCGGGTCTTCCTTGCTGATGTCGAACGCCTCGCGAGCGGCCGGGCCGGTCACGAAGTCAAACGCCTGCTCGGTGAACTGATCAACCGAGGTATCGACCGGCAGGGCATCGCGCTGCCGCAGGGCGTCGTCGAGCCGCTGCCGCAGGGCGCGACGATCTTCGAGGCGATCAATGCTCATCCCGGCCTTCAAGGTCAGGTCGCCGACGGTGTAGTTCGCCGCGTTCGGGTCGCCGCCCGGCTGGTATGGGTCGTACTGCATGCCGAGCAGGTTGCCCCCGAAGTACCCCGGATTCAGGCCGACACTGCTGGCAATGGGAACCGACGCATACGCAGGCATCCCCGGCTTGCGGGGGCCGACCTCCCGCGCCACGATCGAGCCGAGCGACGGGAACTTCGGCGTCGTGTTCGCCCCCGAGACGCCCATCTCCTTGGTCGTCAGGATGCGATGCGCCCCGGCAAAGTGGTCGCCGGTGTCGTGATGGAGCGACCGAACGATTGAGAACTTATCGGTGTGCTGGGCCTGCATCGGGAACAGCTCGGTGACCTCGAACCCGGGAACGACCGTTGGGATCGGCTTCCAGATCCCCCGGTACTGCTCGGGGGCCTCCGGCTTCATGTCGTACATGTCCATGTGACCCGGCCCGCCGTCAAGCCAGATCAAGATGACCGAGGTGTCCTTCTTCAGCAGCCCTCGCTGGGCCGAAGCCTCTCTCGCCGCCAGTAAGCCCGGCAACCCGACACTGGCCATCCCGGCCACGCCCAGTTGCAGGAAGCTCCGCCGGCTCACGCGATCGCAGTACGATCCCGCCGATCCGAGGTCGATGCGCACGGTGCCGCCCTCCTTGAACCGCTCCGAGACGACTTCGACCGCCGGGGCACCTTCGACCCAGCCTTGGCGATCACTCCCGGATTCCGCGGTCCTCGAACCTTGTGTTCCGATCTCACC is part of the Tautonia marina genome and harbors:
- a CDS encoding efflux RND transporter permease subunit, with amino-acid sequence MKPNELIEQGGADLVAACVKNKVKVTVGVLLVALFGGIALVTMPTQLTPEVQVPTISVETRWPGASPQEIERQIVQEQEDQLKSVEGVTKMSSESSTSLGTITLEFPVGTNMAEALLKVNTRLQQVPTYPIDADEPVVSTASLSDRPIAWFILGQVPPSNEEILAFSEEHPELAEALAPALKTAHIGLKLRRLRFAAEEHPEIKELLPEEIDVPTLRRFAEDVIEARFERVPGVSNSNVNGGRTIEMQVVVDPERLAARELTIVDVRDALRRQNVDTSGGDFWEGKRRYVVRTLGQFRSPEQVEAVIIARRDDRPVYVRDVADVQIGYRKPEGMVRRYGTSVIAINAQRETGANVLDVMAGLREATEELNEGPLRSRGLELMQVYDETEYIYSAIGLVQSNIVVGGLLTVAVLLVFLRSGRSTLVIGLAIPTSIIGTFLILNLLGRSLNVISLAGLAFAVGMLVDNAVVVLENIYQHYQRGDRVFVAAVRGTREVWGAVLSSTLTTLAVFLPVVFVQEEAGQLFRDIALAISAAVGLSLIVSITVIPTAAAAIMRDRPRSSLAAKVAGTHQNGGPGSNGHPRPAARPQLADRIKQVVTWPLRRLVIAPLDAFGRAFVATVVGLNLWLQRGVIRRLATVGILVGGAIILSWVLMPRVEYLPSGNRNLVAGILLPPPGYNLDQLVEMGEEIQESLRPYWDVEPGSPEAEALDYPVISDFFFVARGRQIFMGVRSADPLRAGELVPLLRGVSKDIPGIVLVAKQSSLFEQGLTAGRTIDIEIVGPELEKLVALGGRVIGQVNQLIPNVQARPVPSLDLSSPEVHIIPKWEQAADLGVNAADLGYTVDALVDGAYATDYYEEGDKIDLTLIGKEQFAARTQDLRSLAIATPTGQLVPLTAVADINLNSGPEQVNRRERQRAITIEVTPPAEMALEEAMLLIQSEIVKPLEDSGELDGLTRINLSGTADKLQQTWKSLQFNIFLALVITYLLMAALFESWLYPLVIILSVPLGAVGGLAGLSLLNLFILQPLDVLTMLGFVILIGTVVNNPILIVHQALNLIREEGMPYSEAIAESVRGRIRPIFMTTTTTVLGLMPLVLFPGAGSELYRGLGSVVLGGLIASTMFTIILVPTLFSLALQTRDALARLFGYRTVAEAERIDQIEAEPQPHEKPQPVSVG
- a CDS encoding rhomboid family intramembrane serine protease — protein: MVMPLGDMHPTRITPWVNYALIAANILVFVLQASLPEQFTISYAATPYEITRNVDLTEPVTLAVEVEVPDAFGNVRIVEREEVLPQGAVPFPVWLTLFSSIFMHGGLAHLGGNMLYLWIFGDNVEESLGHVRYVLVYLACGLVASLSHVAIGPDSMIPSLGASGAISGVMGMYLVWFPQNRVRVLLGRVITTMPASLVIGLWIVMQLALGIGDLSTSGQGGGVAYAAHVGGAAAGIFFGLAFRSRAERGGEVPLQLGWASRQTRSGYPPR
- a CDS encoding DUF1501 domain-containing protein; translation: MRIDLGSAGSYCDRVSRRSFLQLGVAGMASVGLPGLLAAREASAQRGLLKKDTSVILIWLDGGPGHMDMYDMKPEAPEQYRGIWKPIPTVVPGFEVTELFPMQAQHTDKFSIVRSLHHDTGDHFAGAHRILTTKEMGVSGANTTPKFPSLGSIVAREVGPRKPGMPAYASVPIASSVGLNPGYFGGNLLGMQYDPYQPGGDPNAANYTVGDLTLKAGMSIDRLEDRRALRQRLDDALRQRDALPVDTSVDQFTEQAFDFVTGPAAREAFDISKEDPRLRDRYGRHSWGQSTLLARRLVESGVTFVTVHLGGWDHHWDLEAGMNRYLPMVDSLVSSLFDDLHQRGLLDSTLVMLCGEFSRTPKMNDGGNGGPPGSMGTPGRDHWGNAMFCLLGGGGVKGGQLVGSTDRLGQFPHDRPITPSNLHATIYHVLGIDPHLQVLDQLDRPVSVLDDPEPIHELI